The sequence below is a genomic window from Lagopus muta isolate bLagMut1 chromosome 9, bLagMut1 primary, whole genome shotgun sequence.
CATAgctcagaatatatttttattggCTGCTTTGACTTTTATATGTAGTTCtactttctggaaaaaaaaatgaatgaataaacaCATGGTTTTGTTGGTCAGCTGGCTTCTGGTTGGGGTTTGTGAACAAAAACAGACACACAACAGcatgatgtttcttttttccctatttccccctcctcccccagagctggagctggtggAAGGAACTCTGCAACCCCTCTAACACAAATTGCCTGCTGTAGGATGCAGTCCTCTCATCTTCCCTCTAATACAGTCAGCACAGCCTCATTGTGGCcatccagtacttgaagggagtgtaaAAACAGGAGGGGGCTGCCTATGAGggtgaatagtgataggacaaggtggAATGGtgttaaactgagacaggggaggtttaggttggatattaggaggatgtttttcatatagagggtggtgaggcactggaacaggttgcccaaggaggctgtggatgccccatccctgcaggcattcaaggccaggctggatgtggctctgggcagcctgggctgctggttggtgacctgcacatagcagggggttgggactggatgagcattgtggtcttttgcaaaccaggccattctgtgattctatgatagatTTTTGAGGAGACAAAGATAGCAGAAAGAAAGCTTGGACTGGGCAGAGAGAATGCAGACTGGGTGACGATCCTGACAACCAGAGGCCACCGTGCAGCCCAGCCAGGGCCGCGATCCCAGCCGGGAGATGCAGCAGTTCCCGCTTTTGTTTGTAATCCTGTTTCCTCGCTCCAGGTTCTGATAGTTCAGCTGAGCACGTGGCCGCCTGAATTCATGGCAGAACGCAGCTGTAACTTAGCACACGGAGGAAGGGCCCCGGACCCCTCCTGCGCCTCAAGCGTCGGCTTCGGCGTTCAGCGCCGCCGGCTCGGTGCGCGGTAGCTGTGCCTGCAGGCGGCGCCGCCTGCTGCTGGAACCCGACAGGCGCATCTGAGCCGGACGCTGCTGAGCCGGACGGCGCCGAGCCGAGCAGAGCCGCGGGGCTGCCGGCCGGGTGGTTCCTTCATCCAATCATCCATCGCCCGCCGGGGCTCACGCAGGGCCGGCGCACCGCTCGGACGCGGAGCTCGGGCGCTGCCGGCGAGCGGAGAGCCTCCCCGGCTCCGTGCCCAACCCGGCGGGCGGGACAGCGGCAATGCGGCGGCTGCGCGGTGCGGGGCTCCGCCCCGAGGCATGGCGGCCCGGCTGCTGAGCGCGCTGCGGCCTTCCGCGCCCCGCGCCCTCCTCCCCGCGCCGGGCCCGCGCTGCAGGTATCAGGCGGGCCCGGAGGAGGGCGAGACGGCGGAGCTGCTGGCCCTGGGCTTCGACCGGGCGCAGGCCCAGCGGCTCCGCCTGCTGCAACCGGGGCTCGAGCCGCAGAGAcgggcggaggcggcggcgcagctgctgctgctggggctgagcgAGGAGGCCgcgctggggctgctggagcgGAACCCGGGGCTGCTGCGGATGGCGACCGCGCGGCTGAAGGAGCGCGCCGAGTACCTGCGGCGGCTGGGGCTGGAAGGAGGTGCGGCCGGGGATGGGAGGAGGCGGAggggcggccgggccgggcggcgggcGGCTCACCCCGTACCCCCGCTCAGCGCGGCTGCAGAGCGCGGCGGGCCGCTGCCCTGAGGTGTGGACGCTGCCCCGGAGGAGGATGGAGGCGGTGGTGCGGCTGCTGCGGGAGCGGTGTCTGTTCACGGCCGAGCAGCTGGCCGAGCTGCTGCGGAGCTGCCCcgaggtgctgctggaggagccgGACCGCGTGCAGCATCACTTCCAGGTGCGGGGCGCGatgcggggctgcgggcgcgGCCCGGCAGGCTCTGAGCTCCGCGTGTCTCCACGCGCAGTACGCGTACTTCAGGATGGGCGTCCGGCAGAAGGAGATGGTGAAGGCCCGGCTGTTCTGCACGCCCTTCGCCGAGCTGAGGAACCGCCACATCTTCCTGGAGCGCCGCGGGATTTACCGCACCCCGCACAAAGGCCAGACCCAGAGCAACAACCCCGCGCTGCGGGACGTGCTGCGGCCGAGCGAGGGCGACTTCGTGGCCGGCGTAGCCCGAGCCTCGGCCGAGGAGTACGAGGTGTTCAAGAGGCTGCTGGcccgggaggaggaggaggaggaggaggatgaggaagaagaagaaaaggaggaggaagaggaagaggagggtaGCGCTGCACTGCACGCAGAGGGAGACGATAGGGACTGGCACCGATAAGGACAGTGCCAAGCCCTCCCGAGCTGCCCCCTgtccaccccccccccccagtgacCAGCTGCTCCACAGAATATACCATTTCTataaagtgtttttatttatttattaaaaaaaaaaaatcaaacccaaataactaatttattttcaagactAGGTTAAAATCTTTCGGCTGTGTTACatgctgtgctggaggctgctgtCTTCTTAGCGCTGCAGGGCAGGTCCAGGCAGTTCAGTCCCAGcccaggggagcagaggggccaGGCCCTGCTCTGGGGCACAGCCCACCCTGCTCTGGCTCTCCCTTGGCCCTGTTCTCACCCTAGGGGTTGCTTTTTCACCCATCCCAAAGCACACACGTCCACAAAGCCAGAGCAGGCAGCCTTAGAGAAAAACAAGGGCTCTATCTGCAAGCCTCATTCTCCCCGTGGCAGAAGAGGCAtctccagtgctgcaggggAGCGTGGCCCGGCCCTGCTCTTACTCAGCACTCAGGAGGAcgaggtgctgcagggctgccccccctggctgcagcaccagggctgcCAGAGCAGTAACACTCTATGCCATAACTACGATATATCTCTGGTACGTATTAATTTATAATATACACTGTGTACGTTAATACACAAATCTATGTTTAACTAGCATCATCGTACAAACTCACAACAACTAGGAACGTTTctaagctaatttttttttccttgctggcTCTGCTACAGTCACCAGGGTACCCACAAACAGCACGGTgatggcagcagccctgcagggtgacatggggtggggggagctgTGCAGGGGGATGGCACGCCGTGCTGTGCCACACTGAGCGTAGCATCACACCCCTGCTGATAAACTTACCCTGCAGAGCACTTTCTAGTAACTTCTAGGTGCTCTATCACTTTCTGAGCTGGAAAGTTGGTTAAAACCACAGATTGtttacaaagcaaagaaaaaaaaacaaatgaggaGGCAGTGGAAGCTGCCTGAACTGCTCCActccagcacagggctgtgcctcCAGCACCTGCTCTCACCTCCTTTTCTAATGTAGGGAATGGATGTAAAGAAGACCTCCTCCCACCAGGCCGTGCGGGCCAGGCTTCAGGTGATAGCTAAGGCTTTTGGGTCCGCATTCAATTGTTTTATTTGGGGCTTATAGGAAACTTCCTATAACCTTGGATTACGAAAACAGGTTGGTGCAGCTGCTGGTGGGCTCAGCCTGTtggtggcagagcagagccagaaGCCCGGGACTGGGGGGCCCAAGGGACCCCTGGGGCAGGCAGCCGGGGCAAGGCAAGGCAGGGCAAAGGCACTGCTGGTTCGGCAGAggaaaggcagtgctgctcagtgtcAGTCTGGCTGCGTGTCCCTAATGGGCTGGAGGAGAGGGAGTGGCTGAGGCCAGGCAGGAAGGTGGCCCTGCTGCATTCAACCCAGTGAGCAGATCTGATCTTCCTGGTGTTTCAGAAGCCCTTAGACGTGGAAGGATGAAGTTCCTACTGCTTTGAAccctgcagaggagcaggagcaCAATGAGCTGGCGCGCAAAGGCCCCCCCCAAAGCCCAGCAGCTTGTGCCAGCCCTGGCCTGGGATCTGCCCCCTTCAGGGCTTCTGCCTGTGCCTGGAGCAGACACTTACACTATGGCTTCTTCAGTGTGTGACTGTTGCTTCGTtttctggaagagaaggaaggaaaagaccCATCAGTCCTACGGCACCTCACCTGTTGCTCCCACGAGGCACTAACATTGCAGCCTTGAGGTAGAGGAGCACATGCCTCGTGTGCTGCCCTGCACCTCTCCCTGCCCACCTCGGTCCCAACACCCCACAGCCCGCATTCTGGCCCCCAAGCAGAGGGAGGGCAACATTTCTGGTGGCTGTACCTGCTGGTTTTCTTGGAACCGGTGCTCTCACAGCTCTCCTTGTAGCATACATCCTGGTGTACCTTGTATATTCTCTTGTACCTGCACACACAGAGAGAGGGGAGCTGTGTGGAGTAACAAGGACGGAGCTGTGTTTTTAACTGCTGAAGGGAGGTCTCCCCTATTTCATTGATAAGAATGTGGCTGAGTCTTGCATGCCTGGGCaaggagctgggctgctgcaccGTGCCACAAGCAGGCTGGGGGCACAACAGAGGCCCCCATGCCCCAGCATGGGTGCTGGCCCTCTACCAGGGGCAGAGGTGGCCCTGAGCTGGGCTGGCAGGCAGGGGATGCACCATGTCACACCCTGCCCTGATCTGGAGGCTTTGCCAGCGGTGCCAGGAACCCAGAAAGGCCACGGCACGGGACAGCCCTGTGCTCACACTCCCTTCCCTGGAGCCGTGCTGCAGTGACAGCCTTGGCTCTCAGCACCAGGGGAAGGGGCAGCACAACCCGCGGGCAGTACTCACAGGTAGTGGCAGATGCCTCCTTCCCACACGGGGAATGACTTGGTTTCCGAGTACAGCCGTGTGCACGAGTGTGGCACCTTCTTGCAGGCTGCTTGGGGAACAGGAGAGGGGAGCTATCAGCAAGCCCACCTCTGGCCCTGCCTGCCTGTGCCCTGGAGGCCATCGAGGCCCCCCAAGGATCCCCCAATGCAGTCCTGGAGCTCCAGGCTCTGTCACTCGGAGCCGACCCACAAAAAGAGAGCTCCAGCTTAGTGGtactgcagggcacagcaggatCCTGGCTGCTGGAGGCTCAACCAGAACCTGGGGGCTGGGTATGGATGGGGGCTGCTCAGTGACCTGTGCCCTGTGGGACCCCactgctggaacagctgccagcCTTGTCATGCACCCTGGAGCAGGACAGCACTCACCTAGCTCACAGTGCCTGCCCTTGAAGCCCGGGCTGCAGTCACAATGGTAGGATTCACTCTCGCTTACACAGGTGCCTCCATTCTTGCACGGGTTTGTGGAGCAGTTCTGCCTGATACCTGGAAAAAACCATTGCCATCAGGCTCCGGGACCCTGGCAAAGCTGTGTACATCCATAGGGTCCATAGGGCCAGCTCCCTGCCAGCCATGCCCGCCCCAGACTCACTTTTGCTCCATGCCTCTCGCATCTGCAGTGCCAGACTGCTCCGGCTGGGCTCCTCGGTGTTCTCCAGCCTCACGGGAGCCTCTGGCTCTGGGCAACGAGAGGGTCAGTGTGACTTCCAGCCTGAGCCAGACCCAAAAGCAGCCCCTctgcagtagcagcagcagcaggcaggggggACCCAGCCTAGCATGGGTTGTGGGCTAGCCATGCCTAGAGCAGCACCTTAGCCCTTCCCTTTTGGCACCTGGGGTATAGCAAGCCAGAGGCCGCATTCACTTCTGGCAGTCTAGGCCAGCCCATGCTACATCTCACATCTCCTCCCATCACCCAAAAGCCATCTCTGGGCTTCCCAACTTGCCAGAGGCCACCCCACTCCTTAGGTGAAGCAGATGTTTGTATGGCCAGGGAGAGGTGGGCAGGTGGCTCTGCCCTCCCCTATGGCTCCCCCAAGCCTGCCTCACTGTCACTCCATCCAGGAGATGGCACACGGTGACAGAAGGTGGccagaaaggcagcaaagcactTACGTGTCTTCACGGTGATGGATTTGCTTGGCAAAGTGCCGAACCTGGCACTGATCCTCCTTctgccatccaccagctcaGTGAACCTGGGGGAGCACAGCCGTGAGGGTGTGGGGCAGGGCAGGCTACTCAAGGCTGGAGGCAGCCTGAGTGAAGCGCTTGCAGGTGGTACATGGCACAGTGcaagtgctgcaggcagctcatgGAGAGAGGCTGGGGCAGGCAGCTTGGCTAgagctgggggaaggggctgtgctcagcctgcCAGTGCCTACCTGGGGGCTGGTGAAGGCTCCTCAGCTGTGTCGTGGTCTGCGAGCAAGCGGAGCTCAGGCAGGAAGGCTGGGGGCAGCCTGTTGCGCAGCACACGGGGATGGCCGGCCTGGCTCCAGCGCCTCTCTGGAGCCCCGTCCTTCTGCACTGCAGACCACAAAGAGTCAGGCTTAGAGAGAGGCAGGCAACGAGTCAGTGCAGTGACAGGTCCCCAAGGTGCCATTAAGAGCTAAGGAAACACGGTGCCACCTGAGCCACATGCTGCTCCTTTCCCCAACCACGGATCACTGAGCCGCAATTCTGCGCCTACCCCTTGCTGGCTCCCAGCGGTGGGGCACCCATCCCATACCCAGGCAGTCAGGGGCAGAGACGGGCACTCACAGGTGGTGACGTAGAGGTGGATGGGCTCGCTGTGCACTTGGCCCTGCTCTGTGttctgcacagctgtcacagacAGGCGGTAGCGCTGCGCGGGCAGCAGGTCCCGCACGGTGTAGGACACGAGCTTCCCGTTGGGCACGTAGCGGCTCTTGACGCTCTGCGCGGTGGTGACGTTGATGATGTACCCCTCCACGGCACCGGTGGGCGGCTGCTCCCACGTCATGGACACAGAGGTGGGGGTGACGCGGGAGGCTGTGAGGTTGCGAGGGGGGAGAGGCCCTGgaaaaggagggagagaaaaggatCAGTGCCAGAGTCCAACCTCGAGCTTCTCGGGAGCTCGCCCTCGGCCCGGCAAAGGCCCTGCCAGACTGCACCATGCGGCCCCACTCACTCGTCCACACGTGGAAGGGGGCTGTGGCCAGACTCTCCGAGGGGTGATCTTCCGTCCCCATGCCACTCAGCGTCGTGACATGGACGATGTACCGCTCTCCTGGCTGCAGGTCCCTGCAGAGGTGGGCAGGGGACATGAGCGCGGCGGCTCATAAGCACAGCCGGTCCCACCGCCCGCCTGCCACACTCACAGGAAGGTGTACTTGGCCACGCTGCTGTTCAGCTCCACCGTGCGGTCTTCCAGGTCCCCAGGCTGGCGGATGGAGACACGCACCCTACTGACGGTGGAGTGTTTGAGCCGGTGGAGAGCCCACTGCACCGTGATGGTGCTGGCCGTCACGTTCGTGATCTCAAAGCCTTCCACCGGACGCGGTCCTGGCCGGAGCGAGCAGAGAAGCGGGGAGGGCTGCGGTCAGCAGCTGGCTGCGGTGGGCTGCATCCTTCCCACATCCCTTATCTCCCATGCCCCAGCCTGCCATTTGGATCAGCCTTCCTAGAGCCAAGGCACATCCACGGCACCAGGACAGCTTGGTGCCACTGCCCTGCATTCCCACTGTTGGGCAGCCGGAGGCACCCAGCCTGGTCTCCGTGCTGGTTGCTCCTCAGCCCATGGGTCCAGCTCGTAGTCAACCCCAGACCTGGCGCTGCCTGCCCAGCCTCTGGCCTTCACCCAGTCATGTGCACACCAGCACACTAGACCCAAGGCTAACCTagcagcagaggctgcccagCTGCCCCACACCCTCAGGCCCCTGCTGCTCATTCCCAGCTCAGGCACCTCTGGGCTGGTGCCATGTAGGCAGCGCTGGGCTCAGTGTAGCTCACCAGCAAGGGGATCCAGCCCCCGGGCCTCCTCTCTCACTACAGGGAAGTTTTTCCAGGTCCAATCTCTTTCATCCTCAGTTTGCTTTCAATTCATACTCCAGTCATCACAGGGATTACGTATTACGGAGGATGCAGCAGTATCTGCTTGTCCGACAACACTGCCCCCACCCACAGAACAGAtgtctcctgtgcctgctgaggCGTGCTGGGGCTCAGAAAGCACCACAGTGGTCATTTTCTGCTGGACACTCCAGCCTCACCCAGCCTGCACTGAGGCTTCACCAGACTGACTGCAGCCAGGCCCAGACCCCGACAGCAAGCGCAGCACGatgctgcaggcacagacaACCCATACCTGCCCCGGGGGCCTTGGTTACTCTTTTCATACCCTATTCTCACTGGCcacagaaaagaggagaaaaaaaccatCTACTCCGAGCACTTTCAACCCAGTACTTCAGGGCTTGGGCACCGCCTTTTTCAGCCAcgccatggccagcaggttCAGGCTGGAGCAGACCTCCAGGACGGGAAGCCGGAGGTGGCCCCGGggagggcacagggctgggagcagcgcCCCAGGCACCGGGGAGCCTGTACTCACAACCTAATTCCCTTGAGGACGCTACTCACTAGTGCGCGTGGTGAGCATGACAGGCCTGCTGATATCATTCTTGTTGTTCACGTTGCGTTTgactgaaaagacagaaatattgTAGGCTCTGCCGGAGGCTAGTGCCCGCAATTGGTGGGCAGAACGACTTCGGTCCACAAAATCTGTCCTGCGGTAAGAGCCGTCGAAGGATACGTACGTCACGGCGTAGCCGTCAATGAGTTGCCTGGCGGCTGCGTCCTCAGGAGGGTGCCAAGAAATCAACACACCAGTGTCCTCCACCCTTTCCACCTTTAATGAGGTTGGTGGCAGCAATTCTTCAGGGTGTGGGCAAAAGCAAAGGGGAGAGGTAATGCCATGAATCTTTAGAGAACAGACCCCAGCAATGAAATGCAGATGGAGGACAGGGTCCTCTCGCTCTCGAGTTGCAGCTTGCAGAAGCCCTTTGGCTGCCGCTGGCTGGTCGTGCCAGGTGCTGAGCGTGTGCTGGAGGAGCCGGGGCTGCTCAGCCACCCCAATGGGCCTGAGCAGAGCCAGGGCGAGCAGACAGCCTGTGTGGCAGAGCTACGAACACAGCATTTGCTTCCAGCTACTGAAGCACATGGGAACAGAGCGAACAACCTTCCTTCAGATTAACGCCCCACTGGGATCGCTTAAACCAGATGAGGGGCCTCGAGGACTCTCCAGCTGTGAAGCTGGAGGCTTTATTCCATTATCTTTGCCTCATCTCCCAAAGGCATCCAAGGCAAACGCAAcccctgctgcactgctggagccTGGAGGAACTTGTGCCCGGCATCCCCATGTGCCTCACTCTTGTGTTGTTGCTATCACCTCTAGCAGCCACCCAGCACCTGGTATGATCAAGCCCTGCTGGCATCTGCCCTCAGCATCTACAGAGCCGGGGCTCCCCTGGCAGAGGTGAGATCCAAACCCCACCAGGGGGAGAGAAGCTGCTGGTCCCCGATGGCCGAGCCCCTTGTTGGTGGGTAACAGGgcaggcacactgctgtctAGCCCCTCGCCAcgtcctggtgctgctgctcagggccttTACCTTTTTCGCAGCTCTTGCCTGTGTAGCTCACTTTGCAGGTGCAGCTGTGGGTGCCATTGCTGGGCAGGCAGTAGCCTCGGCTCCCACATGGGCTGGAAAAGCACGGGTCGCTGGCTGCAGAATTGGAGAGAGACATTAATGGCATTTgatgccccagcagcagcagccgtgCAGGGCTGTAGCACTGCCCTCCTGCACACCTTACCTGTCTCACAGTGGTAACCAAAGAAACCCTCCGGGCACACGCACAGGTAGGAACCTCCATCACCTTCACACTCTCCTCCATTCTGACAAGGGTCTGACTCACAGGCGTCCACTTCTGCAGGAGAGAGCAGGCTGGCAGTGAAGCACCTACAGCAGGCAGCGAGCTGATGTGCTGGCAGCCGGCCCCATGTGTGAccacagcagcaacacaaaggTGTAGCCTAGGGCTGCCAGCCAGAGCCCACCTTCAGAATCCCCAGCTCAATGCCACAGTAGCCTCAATGCCCTGGCACACCATTGCCTTGCCAAGCAGATGGGCAGCTGACAGACACCCTGTTCTGCCCGAGCCCTCTGCTGGGGCTGTTCCCTCCCCACAGGAGAAgggtcagctctgctgctggcagacaTGAGATGCAGTGAGCATCATGGATAGCAGTGTCCTCTCCAGGGCAAGGTTAAGTCTGTACCCTCAACAGTGGCCGAGACTGAGTGCCAACCCTGTGACAGACACCCAGCACCTGCCTAGGCACAGGTGCTGACCATGTCCCTGAGCCCAAGTGACAGTCCCTGCTCAGCAGCGTCCCTACCTTCTTCACACAGGGTCCCCACGAAGCCCTCGGGACAGGAACAGGCAAAGGAGCCCAAGAGGTCCCGGCAGGTGCCACCATTCTTACAGGGCTCTGACTGGCACTCATCAACTTCTGCAGAGAGGAGAcgtgctcagagcagagccagggctgGCAAGCAGGACAAAAAGCCTGGAGAGACACCGTTTCTCCTCCCTGTATCATTCACTGCCCTAAACTCCCCCAGGAAAGGACAACCCCATGTGGAGCTGGACAGCGGGGCAACATGGATGAGGAAAACTGGTGTtatggagctgtgctgagacaTCACAAGTCACACATAAGTGTGCATAGTACATCCCTTCCTTCAATCCCCTCCTGAAGGCACTGCATCTGACCCAGCTAATCCCATCACCTACCCGTGCAGCGTGCCACCAGCCTGTGCCACCTGACATCCCTCCCACCAGCACCTACCAAACAGCATGCAACAGAGGCCCTGTGCCATGATGAACACATGCATGTAGAAAAGCAAGTGCTGTGGGAGGGACAGCCCACTCTGCCCCCAGAACAGTTAAATCTTAAGCTGCTATTTCATCATAATCTGTCTTGGCCAGTAACTCTGCAGCTGTGAGGGACATTTCTCACCCAGATCCTGCAATCTGGGCCTTCATTAAACATGTTCGGAACATGAAGATCATGCTGGGACCATTCTCCAGCAAATGCTGCTGTGATGAGCAGGGGTTGTTGGAGGCACACAAAAGGCATTCAGGGGATTCAGACCCAACCCCCTGGGAATCACAGCCCCATCAATGCCAGAGATGTCCATGCAGCACCCATTGGCATGGATAGACAAGCAGCACGTGCACCTTTCCCAGGTGGGCTGGGTGCTCCCCTGAGCCACAAGTGGGCCGGAGATGGAAGCCAGGGCACACAGGCAGCCCCACTTCCAGCTACATGACTCCAGCTGTACAGACGGCCACCTACACAAACAGCCACCTGTGGAGACTCCCTCCTCTGCTCCCCACGTGAGCTCTGTGCATTCTCTTACCCAACTCACAGTGGAGGCCCGTGTATCCtggctcacacacacacaggaactCGGCGATGCGGTCTTTGCATTGGCCACCATTCAGGCAGGGCTGAGACCAGCATTCATCAATCTCTGCAAGAGTTTGGGCAGGGGGAAGATAAGGAAAGGGTCTCGTGGACATGGGCAGCAGCGACCCAGCCCCAAGCCAGGACCACAGCTCAGCCAATTCCTCACACTGCCTACCGTCACATTCAGGGGGGTCGCTCCAGACGCCCTGCGAGCGGCAGACGCGGGGGCTGTTGTGCTGGCTGAGGACGTAGCCCAGCTCACAGTGGTATTTGGCCAGCGAGCCCACCGTGGTGGAGTTGAAGGAGGCCTGGGCGTGCTTCACAGCGCTGGGCATGCCGCAGTCAATCTCTGCGGAGAGACTGGGAGTGAGCGAGCGTGGCTCGGGCGCCTGAGGCTGGGCTGTGGCAGTGCAGGGCCCTCACCTGTCCCGCAGCGCTTCCCCGTGTAGCCCATGGGGCACGTGCACACAAAGTCCCCGCCGAGGTCCTCGCAGGTTGCACCATTCTCACACGGGCTCAGGAAGCAGGGAGATGGCACTGGGAAGAGCAGAAGGCAGCGGTGTGGAACCAGCAGGGCGCAGAGCAGCTGCCACTTCCCCCCCAGCCGTATCCCCGGAGTGGTTTGGATGGCAGGGAAGGAGGTGAcatccagcagcacccacaCGTACCGATCTCGCAGTGCCGTCCAGCATAGCCCGGGGCGCAGTCACACTTGTACTTGCCGATGTAGTGGAAGCAGGTGCCCCCATTCTGGCAGGGCCCCGAGGCACAGGGGTCCGGTTTACCTGCGGGCAGCATAAGTTGAGTCTGGAGCAGGATGCACACCGCCCACCTCCCCTCGCCGTGCTGTGGCCATACCTATCTCGCAGTGGCGGCCGGTGAAGCGGTAGGGGCAGGCACAGTGGTACTCGCCGTCGGCCTCCTTGCATGTGCCCCCATTGCGGCACGGCGCCGTGCTGCAGAGCCGCGGCCGGGCTGTAAGAGGGGAACAGGAGATGCCCACCGGCTCTCCAGCAAGGTCCCTGCCCCAGGGGCCAGATCCTGCTCCCATTGTGGCACGTACCTCTCTCACAGTGCTTGCCCAGGAAGCCTGAGGGACACTCGCAGGTGTAGGAGTCATCCTGAGTCTCGCAGGAGCCCCCATTCAGGCAGGGCTCAGAGTCACAGGGGGACGGCACCGCTGCAAAGCCAAATTAAAACCTCAGAGCTACAGATCCTGAACCCACACGTTCCACATCCCTCCGTGCACCATCCCCACGTTCCAGCCAAGGACACTCACTGTGGTTGGTGCCGTAGTCGGTGTGGCACACACACAGGTAGCTCCCGCCGTACTCCATGCAGTAGCCACCGTCTGGACATTGAGTGTTCACATTGCACGGAGTGGTGGTCACTTctgcaaaaacacagcaagagcCTCTGTCAGCTTCCAGCTAGGAACAGACCCCAGAGCTTTACAGAGCTTAATGAGATGGGAGGGACCATAGCCCCCCCCATGCTCCTCTTTGAAGACCATGAGGATGTTAAGGTTAATTTGGGATGCGGGAAGGAGCTACAACATGCCCAGCTAGGGCTTCCATCTCCAGGCCATGTCCAGGGCCTGGGAAAGACAtggcacaaagcacagcaagaatGGCATCTCCTCACCACGAGGAACATATCTCCAGGCCTTAGCTTGTGTAGGTGGCTCAGATTAAACACTAGGCTGCTGTGCTAGGTTTGGACACAGGGTGGATCCTTCGCATCGGAGCCAGGCTGGTGTTAGGTGTCCAGAAGAGGgagcaaacacaaaaaaatttcaGCAGCACTTAAGAAGCCTTCACCTACCGAATTCACAGAGGAGGCCAAAATATCCCGGCAGGCACTGGCAGATGGTGACATTCCCCTCCAGGCAGCTGCCCCCATTACGACACTCACAGCCCTCAGTCAGCTCTGCAAGAGATGGAAGGAGTTCCCCTTGTATTGCGGTGCCAGGACAGCCTCAATGGGGCAGCTCAGGACCCACAGCCAGAAGCCCCAGGGCACAGTTGCTTGGGCGACAAGGACCACAGCTCAGTCCTGGAGACCTGAACAAACTCTGCAAGGGCAGCTTCTCCCTGGGATTGCACACGCACTCCTGTAGGGCCTCCCCAGCAAGGTGGCATCCCAACGGGGACTCCGGGTACTCACTGTCATGGCAGTCCTGCCCGGCATAGCCCTCCGGGCAGTCACAGGCATAGCCCTGCTCCAACTCCAGGCAGCTGCCCCCATTCTGGCAGGGGTTGGAGAGGC
It includes:
- the MTERF4 gene encoding transcription termination factor 4, mitochondrial is translated as MAARLLSALRPSAPRALLPAPGPRCRYQAGPEEGETAELLALGFDRAQAQRLRLLQPGLEPQRRAEAAAQLLLLGLSEEAALGLLERNPGLLRMATARLKERAEYLRRLGLEGARLQSAAGRCPEVWTLPRRRMEAVVRLLRERCLFTAEQLAELLRSCPEVLLEEPDRVQHHFQYAYFRMGVRQKEMVKARLFCTPFAELRNRHIFLERRGIYRTPHKGQTQSNNPALRDVLRPSEGDFVAGVARASAEEYEVFKRLLAREEEEEEEGNGCKEDLLPPGRAGQASGDS
- the SNED1 gene encoding LOW QUALITY PROTEIN: sushi, nidogen and EGF-like domain-containing protein 1 (The sequence of the model RefSeq protein was modified relative to this genomic sequence to represent the inferred CDS: substituted 1 base at 1 genomic stop codon), which encodes MQMRPQRGAASESLRGXSRAARPAAELRAAGTAPFRSAPPRAPPCRGCRCRREGDAGRSATGAAMRGLAGWLALATLLGEWLRAGGVVPLADFYPFGPAQGDAATLKQDDGGSELRPLSVRFPFFGAGHTGLYVNNNGIISFLKEVSQFTPVAFPISKDRRVVAAFWADVDNRRAGDVYYRESQDRAILERATKDIAQYFPEFPDFSAQWVFIATWYRVTFFGGSSFSPVNTFQIVLITDGKLSFTIFNYESITWTTGMHASSGGDFAGLGGIAAQAGFNAGDGKRYFNIPGSRTDDIADVEMTTNVGIPGRWVFRIDDAQVQVGGCSNTTSVCLTLRPCLNGGKCIEDCITGNPSYTCSCLAGFTGKRCHVDVDECLSHPCQNGATCINSVNSFSCQCPPGFRGASCEIEESPCETKVCQNGGTCQVANGTAVCTCQPGYAGGDCETEVNECESSPCLNGGHCVDLVDNYTCVCLEPFVGQRCETDPSSCEDRSCRNRQTCNYIRPGRYICTCSPGYYGNNCQYGGPRVPSACLSNPCQNGGSCLELEQGYACDCPEGYAGQDCHDKLTEGCECRNGGSCLEGNVTICQCLPGYFGLLCEFEVTTTPCNVNTQCPDGGYCMEYGGSYLCVCHTDYGTNHTVPSPCDSEPCLNGGSCETQDDSYTCECPSGFLGKHCERARPRLCSTAPCRNGGTCKEADGEYHCACPYRFTGRHCEIGKPDPCASGPCQNGGTCFHYIGKYKCDCAPGYAGRHCEIVPSPCFLSPCENGATCEDLGGDFVCTCPMGYTGKRCGTEIDCGMPSAVKHAQASFNSTTVGSLAKYHCELGYVLSQHNSPRVCRSQGVWSDPPECDEIDECWSQPCLNGGQCKDRIAEFLCVCEPGYTGLHCELEVDECQSEPCKNGGTCRDLLGSFACSCPEGFVGTLCEEEVDACESDPCQNGGECEGDGGSYLCVCPEGFFGYHCETASDPCFSSPCGSRGYCLPSNGTHSCTCKVSYTGKSCEKELLPPTSLKVERVEDTGVLISWHPPEDAAARQLIDGYAVTYVSFDGSYRRTDFVDRSRSAHQLRALASGRAYNISVFSVKRNVNNKNDISRPVMLTTRTRPRPVEGFEITNVTASTITVQWALHRLKHSTVSRVRVSIRQPGDLEDRTVELNSSVAKYTFLDLQPGERYIVHVTTLSGMGTEDHPSESLATAPFHVWTRPLPPRNLTASRVTPTSVSMTWEQPPTGAVEGYIINVTTAQSVKSRYVPNGKLVSYTVRDLLPAQRYRLSVTAVQNTEQGQVHSEPIHLYVTTLQKDGAPERRWSQAGHPRVLRNRLPPAFLPELRLLADHDTAEEPSPAPRFTELVDGRRRISARFGTLPSKSITVKTQPEAPVRLENTEEPSRSSLALQMREAWSKSIRQNCSTNPCKNGGTCVSESESYHCDCSPGFKGRHCELACKKVPHSCTRLYSETKSFPVWEGGICHYLYKRIYKVHQDVCYKESCESTGSKKTSRKRSNSHTLKKP